In Oncorhynchus nerka isolate Pitt River linkage group LG21, Oner_Uvic_2.0, whole genome shotgun sequence, the genomic window ATCAATGCTACTGATTTGGCTTATGATCGGGTTTACGAGACTAATTTAGGAGTGGCAAGCAGTGGCATTCCCCAGCGCAATATAAAAACCATATCCGAGATTTTTTAAagatatataaaaaaaacatccAACTAGCGTTTACACAAGCAGCCCAGTTCTgatattttgtacactcatttGTAATTttaaccaatcacatcagatattttaacatcagatctttttcagagttgATCTTTTTGGTCAAAAGAAACACCCCTGGCAATCAACTACTCAGATTCGGTCCCATAATTTTTCAAATATATTTAATAAAATATTCACAGAAGTTTTTGCTTTAACTGTATAACCATCTGGTGGCGCTAAAGACCATGATATTTGCCATCACCTGACATCAGTTCAGATCTACATTTTGTTCATAAAAGTAAACTCATTGGCCCAAACGTGTGTTTGGGCATGTTGTTAGCATCAAATGCAGAAGCCCCCTTATTTTAGGGCGGGTTTATCTAAAGGCATTGGTCTATCTAAAGAGATATTGTTGGATGTTGAGTGATTGACTAACAATATTTATGTAATTGTGTACCACTACTGTGACCTGCTCAGTTTAACCTTTCAAGTTATTTCATTTTTCACTTCAGATGTAATTGTATTTCTCAGAGTCCCTGTTttaaataaatacacacacatatatatatatatatgttaataTTCTGTTTGCATCTTAAATAGTTTTATTTTACAACTAATATAagttacaaacaaacaaaatgatATACTACAACTCTTTCAGACAGCACACGTTGTTCAACTCATTGCACGTCTTATTTCAGTCTCTGTTACCAAAGAAACAGTCAAATATACAGCATAGAAAAAGTCAGAAAATGATCCAGACACCAGAGCAAAAAGAGATGCAGAGCTATGAATAGCCATATTGCAGAAGAGGGAAAAACACAAATAACCATAGGTCCTCTTTGGCCAGCAATCCTCTGGCAGGCTAGCCAAGAGACAATTTCTTAAAATAATGAGCACAAACATTGGTCGTATGCTGTAAAGTCCAGACAGCTTGTAGAATGAGCTCCACAGTGTGTTCACAGACAATGAAATCACCTAAAACCACATGTCAAAATGCTCATTAGGTGATGATACTTTCTATGTAAACACAATATAATGAAGGAAAGGGGTGGGGTTTGCTGTTTCCATGGCTGCCAGGTCTCAATGTGATATGTCTAGAGATACCCTTCGGTTAGTAATACCTAACTTTCAGTTCACAAGAAATACATAATAAACACAAAGCTGAATATTTTTGTAAGCTGAGTCAGCTTGTCCTCATAATCTCTGGTCCATATCAATGCTGTATTTACAGTCAAATTAAATAAACAGTACATCAAGTACAATCAGTGTCGATATTATGTAGTGTGATTGCTGTGTAGAGAACGTTTTAGACGATTCATTTCTCAGATGTAAACTCGAGTAGCATAAGAGGTGCAATCAAAAAGGGAGAGTTGAGTTGATGGGCTCAGCGTTACTTTGCAGCAGTAATGACCCGTTTATTTATCCGGTCTCGGTGGGGCTCCAGACAGCTGCTAATGTGTCACCTCCAAGCCCCAGAGAGGCTCGACTTCCAGGGCCTGCTGTGTGCTGATGTTGGTCCCCTGGGTCTGGGACTCTGCCCGCTCAGCATCACTCTGCATCCTCTCAGGTCTCTCCCTACCCTGTGGGTACTCAGTCTTAGGCCCTCCACAGTCTGGCCCTTGCCCTGCTGGCTGCCCTGCCAGATGTAGGgatgagtccagtgtgtggacagGGCTGGAGCCCACCAGGTCATTCTTCCTAGCTCTGTTGAGAGAGCCCTGCCTCTGGGTGGTCTGGTTGTGCGTCTGATTATATGTTCGGCTGACAGACGTGTAGACCCCAGACTGAGAGCTGAAGGCGGTGTGGAGCTGTGGTTGGGCGGTAGGGGTCAGTGAGACGTGGATAGGCGTTGGGGAGATGGACGGTGAATGGCTGCGGTCAGAGTTGACCTGGACACTCAGGGAGGGGTGGGACTGGCTGAGGCTGCCTGGGGAACATAGGGGACGAAAGGTACTGATGGTGGGGATGGAGGCTTTGTACTCAACCTGACCAGGACCCGCACCTGGGAGTACTGGGAAGGCAGAGTTGAGGTTCAGAAGAGATGGCCCAGTCGGGCATTGGGAGTGGCCCATGTAGGGAGAGTTGGGTGTAGTTCTGGAGGTCGGGAAAGGCCTGTACTGGGCTTCAAGTCCCTGACCAGTGGTTATGCCTCTGTCCGAGCAGCACGGATGTAAACAGGATGACCTGGGATTGGACGTCTGGTGATGGTGCTCAACCTCCACCTTCTGACCTCTGCCCTGGGGGGGCACCCCACTGTAGGCCCACATGTTCCTGGCAGGGTGGCTGAGGGGGTCGTGTTGAAGGTGAGATGGGTGAGGTCCAGCAGGCATACTGAAAGGCACCCGTGTCtgccagtcattggcagcaatcATGTTGctgctggggttggggttaggggccATCTGCAGGCCATAAGGATAGGTGGAGATGGCAGAGGGGTAATGTAACATGGTCACATGGGCCTGCAGGAAATGCATCATCTCATGGAGCTCCTTGGTCAGGTTGGACACCTCCTGGTTAAGGGTATTCATCTGGAAAATAGATGGCACGCAGAATAATGAAAGCTACAATCTGTTGCTTGGTTGAATAGTAATTATTCCAAGGCAGGAGACATAAGCATTAGAGTTCTATTGTCTCTTTCTAGGTCAGAAATGGTGGAAACCAAAAACAAGCACAGCCATAAACGATCAGTCGGTGTTACGTGAGCTTTCAAATCTGGAGCATCTCCAATTTAACAATCCTACATTTTATTTGAGGAAAAATGTCTTTCAATGTTCTCTTGCCTACATAGCCTGAGTGGTGTATTTAATGCTGAAAGTGTGTCAGGGATGACCTGTTTTTAGACACTCTTTAGGGTACAGCGAAAGTGGAGTATGGAAAATGAAGTGGGAGAACAAAAAAGTTTGTGTCTCTTGAGGTCTCTCTACCTAGATGGAGCAAATCATTCATTTATCAGTTCATTGATACGTCATTATGTTGGTTTATGTGTCCGTTTACTCCGTCAATGTGATTGTATGTTCCTACCTCTTTGTTTAGCTGGCTGATGTTCTGTCTCACCTCCTTTGTTTCCAGAAGTAAGTTGGCACTAACCTGGAATGGGTCTATGGGGGGGATGGGATGGACAAGGATGGATGAGATCAGTGCTTTCACACCCCACGCCAACATAAAGCACTTTGCTCATACCATTTCATTTGTATGAGTAGCCTACTTGTACTGCTTTGGATCATTCTATAAAAGCAATTTTCTGACCAATCAATTCAGTATCCTTGGCTAAAACACGTTTCTATTTACTGTTAGAAAACCACTGATAGAAAAACATAGTTTTTTGTAGTTAAACCATTGTTTAACCTGAGCCCATTACCTTTGCTATTGGTCTTTGCCTCGCCTTGATCCACATTGAAGTGAAAAGACTGCCCATTATCCTCAATTCCATCCACAACCCTagaggagaaaggaaagagaggttCACACTTAAGTGGGTTATGATTAAATATGAAGTGATTTTCAGTTAAATAAATTGAACTGTAATCTGTCTTTGCTGTTATTACCAGGTAAATCGATTGGAAAATGTGATTTACTTTTTGGTTAATGGTTATAGTCTTATAATCCCACAAACCTTAGGCTTAGGTACTGGGCTAATGAAATACAAACGCTAGTCATTTTGATTGACAGTTATGTCTCATTACTCACCTGGGGCTGAGGTCCAGAGGGCAGACACAATGTAGGGAGGGTATGAGCAGCTTGGCTGGCCTATGGGATGAGCTGTGATCTGTGACCATGGTGGGCACCGGGGCTAGAGTAACCTCCTCATTGGACAGCagctgaggggaggggctacggCCTCTGCAGCCCTGGGCTGGGGAGCGGCAGAGACGGAGTGTATTGACATGTCGAAGCTCCTCCCCCAGCAGGCTGCTGAAGCCTGGGTGGCAGACGGGGCTGCTCAGGCCATGCATCAGTAGCAGCCGCCCTTGGTGGGATGCACCAGTGGGACAGTGGCTCATGTCCTCACCAGACTCCACATCTTCTGCCTCCGCAATGAAGGGAAGCTTGTGGTCCTTATCAGCTCGCTCCTGAGGggcagagggtgggagaggagaggcatgAGTAACAGGTTCTCTGTAGTTCTCACAAACAATCATGCATGTCTTCCAGTAGCCTATTgctagtggaggaggagagagagtgtagagtgaaACACACAGAGTTTAATTTGATTTTAGCTGCCGGTAATGAGTAGCAGGGGCGTCATGCACCCtaaaaatctgagggggcacagaGTACATGAGGATGGCTGGGGGGTTGTCCGGAGGGGAGCTTGTTGGAGAAATGTTATATTTTTAATCACCTGAAACAGCTTtctcctgcaatctagagccatagCATTTTCTATGgagttggctttagctagccagctagatactttcccaatctcccaacctcataactaccAATCCATTTCAGGCTGTCAAAGTTTGCTAGACTTTAGAAAACCAAGCAATTATTAAATGTAGTGAATAATCTTAGtcttttacccagattttagcagagatgcagagaagcatattttgtttctttaaaaaaataaccaCCAGACCGGTCAAGAGGTACGCTTAGATATAGAAAAATACTAGGATGTAATATCCTAGGCATTAGTGCAGTATATTGAGATTTGTGTAGAATAGAATTAGGtataatgattatggctctaaTTTGAAGGAACATTTGTTTCAGGTGTTTAGAAAATGCTAAATTCTCAGAGTCCAGCCCCCCTCCGGaccactccctctccatcctcacctaCTTCGGTAACAAGAGATGGTGTGTAATTTCCTTCTAATATCTGTTCTGCTGTGAGTCAGTGCTGTTCCTTTCTCTTAGTGGCAAACAAAGGAAATTAGGTGCACTGAGGTGAACTGCCTTCTTGGCATTTTCAGTAGGAGTCAGATTATTTAGCTGTTATGACCTCATCGTGGTTTATAATTGTTATTCCTCAGAGTGACATTTTTTCTGTCAGATTATTATTCATTTTTTAACGTTTATTGCTACCAGACAATTTTCACATTCTGGTAAATTAATTTTGAGAGAATCAGTTAACTCCCACGCACAATGTGGAAACATTAACACGTGGACACTCGCATGtcaaaggaacacacacacaaggtcacacacacaaaggcatatGCCTAGTCCAACACCCACTCAAATACAAAAAAACAAGAGTACAAAATCCGCCTCACAGAGATACTGAGACACACTAATGACAGCCCTTTGTTAAGCTCTCAACAAAGGTGGAAAAATGGGTCTGTGAGAGTTGCAATCATGCTTCTTTCAGAGTGAAGTTCTATCTGGGAATGGGCTAGATCAGAACATTGCGTGCAGCCTTTTATCAAGTTATATGTTCCCCTAAGAAGGAAGGGCAACAGGTCAGGGACCAGAACTCTTATATCAACTTCAATCATTTAAATGTCTCTGTCCCAGACCAAATATTCAAACACTTTGAAAAATGGAATGATGAGTCACAAAGCCTATTCACATCTCAAGGTGTAAATATTTTACTTGGACATTTAGCTTAAAATAATCTGGCTATGACTACAAATGAAATGTGCTGAGCTCTGAATTGTTCTGAGCTCTGAATTGACAATATGAAGCTGTGACTTTGTAGATATGTTGGCTGTGGCTGTAGGAGAATTCCTGAGTTATCTGTCAGTAGCAGACTGATAGGTCATAGTAATCCCCATCTGTAGTATAGTAATAAAAAGGCACACATTTACCTGAGAGAGCCGAGGGGACCGCGAGAACCTTGTCAGCCCCTGGACAGTGAGTCAGAATGAGTCACAATTCCATTACAGTTTACACAGGCCACACAGAGTAaagtttgagtgagtgagtgattgagtgagcatgtgtggttctcacctcTGCCTCGCTGCCCTCTCTCAGGTTGTAGGTGAGGTTGTGGTGGATATCAGAGCTGAAGCGACTGCCATACTCTGGGTAGAGGCCCAGGACCTCCCTCAGGGCACGGACACTGATGTGCTGCAGGTCACAGTAAGTCAGAGCCTTCACGTCCGCATTGGTCTTGATCACCTGGTCTTGCGCTGTCAGGTCTGCCCCAATCAGATCACCTTTGCCTAGAGACAGATTACCCAATTAATAGTCTGAGTTGACTTGATGCTTCTCTCATACACTATAATGACAACATCCATAAGGCTGGGATAACAATTGAGGGATAAAGAAAACTAGCTCCCTGCTTTACTGGCCAAAAGTATTCCACTATAAAGGGATTAGGATTCCACTTCAGACGCGGCCAAAGAGTTGATAACAGAGACGGA contains:
- the LOC115104126 gene encoding potassium voltage-gated channel subfamily H member 4-like; the protein is MPVMKGLLAPQNTFLDTIANHFDGTHSNFLLGNAQGRQGYPIVYCSDGFCELTGFVRTEVMQKTCTCRFLHGAETSERVRQQVDKALEGQQEYQGEVCFYMKNGNPFWCLLDIVPIKNEKGEVVLFLFSFKDVTESYGKSHQHSNRRGVGATGISEDAHQSRKHSSSHFSQARERGRTVLYHLTNQFSKRGKGKLPNSVFQKPSLPEYKVAAVQKSRFILLHYSVSKALWDWLILLATFYVAVTVPFNVCFVSHQDDTDWDSRSTIASDIAVEMLFILDIILNFRTTFVSQSGQVVYDARSIYLHYCGTWFFIDLIAALPFDLLYAFNITVTSLVHLLKTVRLLRLLRLLQKLDRYSQYSAVVLTLLMSVFALLAHWMACVWYVIGRKEIESSDPVTWDIGWLQELGKRLETPYINSTMGGPSMPSAYIASLYFTLSSLTSVGFGNVCANTDAEKIFSICIMLMGALMHAVVFGNVTAIIQRMYSRRSLYHTRMKDIKDFIRVHRLPQLLKQRMLEYFQTTWSVNNGINANELLHDFPDELRADIAMHLNKDILQLPVFERASRGCLRSLSLHIKTSFCAPGEYLIRQGDALQANYFVCSGSLEVLKDEMVLAILGKGDLIGADLTAQDQVIKTNADVKALTYCDLQHISVRALREVLGLYPEYGSRFSSDIHHNLTYNLREGSEAEGLTRFSRSPRLSQERADKDHKLPFIAEAEDVESGEDMSHCPTGASHQGRLLLMHGLSSPVCHPGFSSLLGEELRHVNTLRLCRSPAQGCRGRSPSPQLLSNEEVTLAPVPTMVTDHSSSHRPAKLLIPSLHCVCPLDLSPRVVDGIEDNGQSFHFNVDQGEAKTNSKDPFQVSANLLLETKEVRQNISQLNKEMNTLNQEVSNLTKELHEMMHFLQAHVTMLHYPSAISTYPYGLQMAPNPNPSSNMIAANDWQTRVPFSMPAGPHPSHLQHDPLSHPARNMWAYSGVPPQGRGQKVEVEHHHQTSNPRSSCLHPCCSDRGITTGQGLEAQYRPFPTSRTTPNSPYMGHSQCPTGPSLLNLNSAFPVLPGAGPGQVEYKASIPTISTFRPLCSPGSLSQSHPSLSVQVNSDRSHSPSISPTPIHVSLTPTAQPQLHTAFSSQSGVYTSVSRTYNQTHNQTTQRQGSLNRARKNDLVGSSPVHTLDSSLHLAGQPAGQGPDCGGPKTEYPQGRERPERMQSDAERAESQTQGTNISTQQALEVEPLWGLEVTH